A DNA window from Massilia putida contains the following coding sequences:
- a CDS encoding glycosyltransferase → MKITFLTYGTDGDTRPLLALAHEVIARGHAAHVLADVAGAQHARALGIPFTALAGDMRAAFRPGGAFGALLKDGASMTRLTRACAALARDNTRPWMEAARAVAQGSDAIVYSGLAGFVGLAVAEALRIPCIGAAMWPMTPTRAFAPPFLPLYRLPGWANLLAHRAFERMAWSMFGPELNRARRDVFGAPARRRPWRDVAMLYGCSPTLLARPADWRADVEITGAWPLPVQQDWQPPQALSDFLAAGPAPVYIGFGSMAGIAQATLIDAVSAVAARRRVLFHPGWSGIDPARLPPGVVVLGDTPHDWLFPRMALVVHHGGAGTSHAAARAGVPSVVVPFAGDQFFWARRMAERGIAVTCPAAGIDGDRLVQAVDVASTPALRDNARQAAQAMAAEDGVRTAVDRLLGG, encoded by the coding sequence ATGAAGATCACCTTTCTCACCTACGGCACCGACGGCGATACGCGGCCTTTGCTCGCCCTGGCGCATGAAGTCATCGCGCGCGGCCATGCCGCGCACGTGCTGGCCGACGTGGCGGGCGCGCAGCACGCGCGCGCCCTCGGCATTCCCTTCACGGCGCTCGCGGGCGACATGCGGGCCGCGTTCCGCCCCGGTGGCGCGTTCGGCGCGCTGCTGAAGGACGGCGCCAGCATGACGCGCCTCACGCGCGCCTGCGCGGCGCTCGCCCGCGACAACACGCGGCCGTGGATGGAAGCGGCGCGCGCCGTCGCGCAGGGGAGCGACGCCATCGTGTATTCGGGCCTGGCCGGCTTCGTCGGCCTCGCCGTGGCGGAAGCGCTGCGCATCCCGTGCATCGGCGCCGCCATGTGGCCGATGACACCCACGCGCGCCTTCGCGCCGCCGTTCCTGCCGCTGTATCGCCTGCCGGGATGGGCCAACCTGCTGGCGCATCGCGCGTTCGAGCGCATGGCGTGGTCGATGTTCGGTCCCGAGTTGAACCGCGCGCGACGCGACGTGTTCGGGGCGCCGGCGCGGCGCCGCCCGTGGCGGGACGTGGCTATGCTGTACGGCTGCTCCCCGACATTGCTGGCGCGCCCGGCCGACTGGCGGGCGGACGTCGAGATCACGGGCGCCTGGCCATTGCCGGTGCAGCAGGACTGGCAACCGCCGCAGGCCTTGTCGGACTTCCTGGCCGCCGGTCCGGCCCCCGTGTATATCGGCTTCGGCAGCATGGCCGGCATCGCCCAGGCGACATTGATCGATGCCGTCAGCGCCGTCGCCGCGCGGCGGCGCGTGCTGTTCCACCCGGGCTGGAGCGGCATCGATCCGGCGCGGCTGCCGCCCGGGGTAGTCGTGCTGGGCGACACGCCGCACGACTGGCTGTTCCCGCGCATGGCGCTCGTCGTGCATCACGGCGGGGCGGGCACGAGCCACGCGGCCGCGCGCGCGGGCGTGCCGTCCGTCGTCGTGCCGTTCGCCGGCGACCAGTTTTTCTGGGCACGCCGCATGGCGGAGCGGGGGATCGCGGTGACCTGTCCGGCGGCCGGGATCGATGGCGATCGTCTCGTGCAGGCGGTGGACGTGGCGTCGACGCCCGCGCTGCGCGACAACGCGCGGCAAGCCGCGCAGGCGATGGCGGCGGAAGACGGCGTGCGCACGGCCGTCGACCGGCTGCTGGGCGGCTGA
- a CDS encoding AraC family transcriptional regulator → MHTPQGELAEAVHGIGFYSTVDEPWPPARPQLNRFPAMVYCGLNLFTEGAVALPDDGGKLRALSDWVVSGPRTRPVASLTLAPLRTVGVVLYPDAFALLTGLAPAALQDRNDPADGLLDASWADWPQALRACGDEAAQLAWIEARLGARWHAARGRWDAHLGASLRNIAATVPELGVGARQTQRQYRARVGLSPAQARRLQRMNAAVYALRDPDAPARTLADLAAELGYADQAHMARELRQLAGLPPSRLETHIDTDREYWPYRL, encoded by the coding sequence ATGCACACCCCGCAGGGCGAGCTGGCCGAGGCCGTGCACGGCATCGGCTTCTATTCGACCGTGGACGAGCCCTGGCCGCCGGCGCGGCCCCAGCTGAACCGCTTCCCGGCGATGGTGTACTGCGGCCTGAACTTGTTCACCGAAGGCGCCGTCGCGCTGCCCGACGACGGCGGCAAATTGCGCGCCTTGTCCGACTGGGTCGTGTCCGGACCGCGCACGCGGCCCGTCGCGTCGCTCACGCTGGCGCCGCTGCGCACGGTGGGCGTCGTGCTGTATCCGGATGCGTTCGCGCTGTTGACGGGCCTCGCGCCGGCGGCCCTGCAGGACCGCAACGACCCCGCCGACGGCCTCCTCGACGCCAGCTGGGCGGACTGGCCGCAAGCGCTGCGCGCCTGCGGCGACGAGGCCGCGCAACTGGCGTGGATCGAAGCCCGGCTGGGCGCGCGCTGGCACGCCGCGCGCGGACGCTGGGACGCGCACCTCGGCGCGAGCCTGCGCAATATCGCCGCCACCGTGCCCGAGCTGGGCGTCGGCGCGCGCCAGACGCAGCGCCAGTACCGCGCCCGCGTCGGCCTGAGCCCGGCGCAGGCGCGTCGCCTGCAGCGCATGAACGCGGCCGTCTACGCACTGCGCGACCCCGATGCGCCGGCACGCACCTTGGCCGACCTCGCCGCGGAGCTGGGCTATGCCGACCAGGCCCACATGGCGCGCGAACTGCGCCAGCTCGCTGGCCTGCCGCCCTCGCGCCTGGAAACCCACATCGACACCGACCGCGAGTACTGGCCGTACCGGCTTTGA
- a CDS encoding FKBP-type peptidyl-prolyl cis-trans isomerase: MTPMIRACALGLALTLSLAACKRRDDAPPPAPLKADSSPVAFQKIDTTVGTGAVATAGKHVTVHYTGWLYLPDAPQHHGEQFDTSIGRKPFTFRLGSGGVIPGWDQGVEGMKVGGRRTLVIPAALGYGADGAGPIPPNANLIFDVELLDVQ; this comes from the coding sequence ATGACCCCGATGATCCGCGCCTGCGCCCTCGGCCTCGCGCTCACGCTGTCCCTGGCCGCCTGCAAGCGCAGGGACGACGCGCCACCACCCGCACCGTTGAAGGCCGACTCGTCGCCGGTCGCCTTCCAGAAAATCGACACGACGGTCGGCACCGGCGCCGTCGCGACGGCCGGCAAGCACGTCACCGTGCACTACACCGGGTGGCTGTACCTGCCGGATGCGCCCCAGCACCACGGCGAGCAGTTCGACACCTCCATCGGCCGCAAGCCGTTCACGTTCCGCCTCGGCAGCGGCGGCGTGATCCCCGGCTGGGACCAGGGCGTCGAGGGCATGAAGGTGGGCGGCAGGCGCACGCTCGTCATCCCGGCAGCGCTGGGCTATGGCGCGGACGGCGCCGGCCCGATCCCGCCGAACGCCAACCTGATCTTCGACGTCGAACTGCTCGACGTGCAGTAA
- a CDS encoding MarC family protein — MTQSFFQTFILLLLVTDPFGNVPLFVTALKDVNPARRPRIVIRECAIAFLLLLLFMFFGRHFLAALQLTDISLRIGGSVILLIIAIRMIFPHPDGVLGRSEGGEPFIVPLAIPALAGPSALATVLLFTSGSVEEVLVHVAALAAVAVIWLAVFLGAERLQQVLGTQVMTAFERLMGLILTAMSIEMLLGGVRAFVKTL, encoded by the coding sequence ATGACCCAGAGCTTCTTTCAAACCTTCATCCTCCTGTTGCTGGTCACCGACCCCTTCGGCAACGTCCCCCTGTTCGTGACGGCGCTGAAGGACGTCAACCCGGCCCGCCGCCCGCGCATCGTGATCCGCGAATGCGCCATCGCCTTTCTCCTGCTGCTGCTGTTCATGTTCTTCGGCCGCCACTTCCTGGCCGCGCTGCAGCTGACCGACATCTCGCTGCGCATCGGCGGCAGCGTCATCCTCCTGATCATCGCCATCCGCATGATCTTCCCGCATCCCGACGGCGTGCTGGGCCGCAGCGAGGGCGGCGAGCCGTTCATCGTGCCGCTGGCGATCCCCGCGCTGGCCGGGCCGTCGGCGCTGGCGACGGTGCTGCTGTTCACGTCCGGCTCGGTCGAGGAAGTGCTGGTTCACGTGGCCGCGCTGGCGGCGGTCGCCGTGATCTGGCTCGCCGTCTTCCTCGGCGCCGAACGCCTGCAACAGGTGCTGGGCACGCAGGTCATGACGGCGTTCGAGCGCCTCATGGGCCTGATCCTGACGGCGATGTCGATCGAGATGCTGCTGGGCGGCGTGCGCGCCTTCGTCAAGACCCTCTAA
- a CDS encoding phosphoribosyltransferase yields MTTPPSTDKDLWVSWDEYNRLIERLALKVYESNWKFDMVLCLARGGVRPGDAISRIFDVPLAILSTSSYREEAGTKQGDLDIAKYMTMTKGPLAGRILLVDDLADSGVTLMRVREHLKDNYSDVTEVRSAVIWVKGTSSIKPDYHLVDLPHNPWIHQPFEDYDGLRPHQLASWLKKFEQN; encoded by the coding sequence ATGACGACGCCTCCATCGACCGACAAGGACCTGTGGGTCTCCTGGGATGAATACAACCGCCTGATCGAGCGCCTGGCGCTCAAGGTGTACGAATCGAACTGGAAGTTCGACATGGTGCTGTGCCTCGCGCGCGGCGGCGTGCGCCCGGGCGACGCGATCTCGCGCATCTTCGACGTGCCGCTGGCGATCCTGTCGACCAGCTCCTACCGCGAAGAAGCGGGCACGAAGCAGGGCGACCTGGACATCGCCAAGTACATGACGATGACCAAGGGCCCGCTGGCCGGCCGCATCCTGCTGGTCGACGACCTGGCCGACTCCGGCGTCACGCTGATGCGCGTGCGCGAGCACCTCAAGGACAATTACAGCGACGTCACCGAAGTGCGTTCGGCCGTCATCTGGGTCAAGGGCACGTCGTCGATCAAGCCGGATTACCACCTGGTCGACCTGCCGCACAATCCGTGGATCCACCAGCCGTTCGAGGATTACGACGGCCTGCGGCCGCATCAGCTGGCCTCGTGGCTGAAGAAGTTCGAGCAGAACTGA
- a CDS encoding adenylosuccinate synthase, whose protein sequence is MSNTAKNVVVIGTQWGDEGKGKIVDWLTDHAAGVVRFQGGHNAGHTLVIKGQKTALQLIPSGIMREGVACYIGNGVVVSVPDVMREIDKLEAAGIEVASRLKISEACPVILPYHVAIDVAREARRGVNKIGTTGKGIGPAYEDKVARRAIRIADLLNETRFAEKLRENLEYHNFVLTGFLGGQALDFQKVFDDAMALVPRLRPMVGDVSSALYAAHKAGGSLLFEGAQGSLLDVDHGTYPFVTSSNCVAGNAAAGAGVGPSMLHYVMGITKAYTTRVGSGPFPSELPTDAGVGEHLSRIGHEFGTVTGRARRCGWFDAALLRRSVQINGVTGMCLTKLDVLDGLESLKLCTGYKIDGRDVDIFPVGAEEAAACVPVYEEMPGWTGTTVGAKSMDDLPANARAYIKRIEELVGIPVDMVSTGPDREETIVLRHPFAA, encoded by the coding sequence ATGTCAAATACTGCTAAGAACGTCGTTGTCATCGGCACCCAGTGGGGCGATGAGGGCAAGGGTAAGATCGTCGACTGGCTGACCGACCATGCCGCCGGCGTGGTGCGTTTCCAGGGCGGCCACAACGCCGGCCACACGCTGGTGATCAAGGGCCAGAAGACGGCACTCCAACTGATCCCGTCGGGCATCATGCGCGAAGGCGTCGCCTGCTACATCGGCAACGGCGTCGTCGTCTCCGTCCCGGACGTGATGCGCGAGATCGACAAACTGGAAGCCGCCGGCATCGAAGTCGCGTCGCGCCTGAAGATCTCGGAAGCCTGCCCGGTCATCCTGCCTTACCACGTCGCGATCGACGTCGCGCGCGAAGCCCGCCGCGGCGTGAACAAGATCGGCACGACGGGCAAGGGCATCGGCCCGGCCTACGAAGACAAGGTCGCGCGCCGCGCGATCCGCATCGCCGACCTGCTGAACGAGACCCGTTTCGCCGAGAAGCTGCGCGAGAACCTGGAGTACCACAACTTCGTGCTGACCGGCTTCCTCGGCGGCCAGGCGCTGGACTTCCAAAAAGTGTTCGACGACGCGATGGCCCTCGTGCCGCGCCTGCGTCCGATGGTGGGCGACGTGTCGTCCGCGCTGTACGCCGCCCATAAAGCCGGCGGCAGCCTGCTGTTCGAAGGCGCGCAAGGCTCGCTGCTGGACGTCGACCACGGCACGTACCCGTTCGTCACCTCGTCGAACTGCGTGGCCGGCAATGCCGCCGCCGGTGCGGGCGTCGGGCCCAGCATGCTGCACTACGTCATGGGCATCACCAAGGCCTACACGACCCGCGTGGGTTCGGGCCCGTTCCCGTCCGAGCTGCCGACGGACGCCGGCGTCGGCGAACACTTGTCGCGCATCGGCCACGAGTTCGGCACCGTGACGGGCCGCGCCCGCCGCTGCGGCTGGTTCGACGCCGCGCTGCTGCGCCGTTCCGTGCAGATCAACGGCGTGACCGGCATGTGCCTGACCAAGCTGGACGTGCTGGACGGCCTGGAATCGCTCAAGCTGTGCACCGGCTACAAGATCGACGGCCGCGACGTCGACATCTTCCCGGTCGGCGCCGAAGAAGCCGCTGCCTGCGTGCCGGTGTACGAAGAGATGCCGGGCTGGACGGGCACCACCGTCGGCGCCAAGTCGATGGACGACCTGCCGGCCAACGCCCGCGCCTACATCAAGCGCATCGAAGAACTGGTCGGTATTCCGGTGGACATGGTGTCGACCGGTCCGGACCGCGAAGAAACCATCGTGCTGCGCCATCCGTTCGCGGCCTGA
- a CDS encoding ATP phosphoribosyltransferase regulatory subunit has product MPTWLLPENIADVLPSEARKIEELRRLMLDTFRTYGYELVMPPLLEYVDSLLAGAGQDTDLRTFKLVDSMSGRLLGLRADMTTQVARIDAHLLNRDTVTRLCYAGSVLHTQPSGLHATREPLQIGAEIYGHAGLEADAEIQELALASLALAGFDAPRLDLSHVGVLRAILAEDPAAKRDEQLLYSLLRSKDVPGLEEATATYTEQTRAALLALPNLYGDIDVLARAKDVLPALPGIARALAELAALAGSALSRAQIAIDLADLRGYQYESGAMFALYVPGLPNAVARGGRYDHVGEAFGRARPATGFSLDLRELARLLPTAERKHSIRAPWGNAPELREKIAELRKSGEVVIQSMPGHDNVQDEFECDRVLVLEQGNWILKNLG; this is encoded by the coding sequence ATGCCCACCTGGCTCCTGCCCGAGAATATCGCCGACGTCCTGCCGTCCGAAGCGCGCAAGATCGAAGAGCTGCGCCGTTTGATGCTCGATACCTTCCGTACCTACGGCTACGAACTCGTGATGCCGCCGCTGCTCGAATACGTCGATTCGCTGCTGGCCGGCGCCGGTCAGGACACCGATCTCCGCACCTTCAAACTCGTCGATTCGATGAGCGGCCGCCTGCTCGGCCTGCGCGCCGACATGACGACCCAGGTCGCCCGCATCGATGCCCACCTGCTGAACCGCGACACCGTCACGCGCCTGTGCTATGCCGGCAGCGTGCTGCACACGCAGCCGTCCGGCCTGCACGCCACGCGCGAGCCGCTGCAGATCGGCGCCGAAATCTACGGCCACGCGGGCCTCGAAGCGGATGCCGAGATCCAGGAACTGGCGCTGGCATCGCTCGCGCTGGCCGGGTTCGATGCGCCGCGCCTCGACCTGTCGCACGTCGGCGTGCTGCGCGCCATCCTCGCCGAGGACCCGGCCGCCAAGCGCGACGAGCAACTGCTGTACAGCCTGCTGCGCTCGAAGGACGTGCCGGGGCTGGAAGAGGCGACTGCGACCTACACCGAACAAACGCGTGCCGCGCTGCTGGCGCTGCCGAACCTGTACGGCGACATCGACGTGCTCGCGCGCGCAAAAGACGTGCTGCCCGCGTTGCCGGGCATCGCCCGCGCGCTGGCGGAACTCGCCGCGCTGGCCGGTTCGGCACTGAGCCGCGCGCAGATCGCGATCGACCTCGCCGACCTGCGCGGCTACCAGTACGAAAGCGGCGCCATGTTCGCGCTGTACGTGCCGGGCCTGCCGAACGCCGTCGCGCGCGGCGGCCGCTACGATCACGTCGGCGAAGCGTTCGGCCGCGCCCGTCCCGCGACCGGCTTCTCGCTCGACCTGCGCGAACTGGCCCGTCTGCTGCCGACGGCCGAGCGCAAGCACTCCATTCGTGCCCCGTGGGGCAACGCGCCCGAGCTGCGCGAAAAAATCGCCGAACTGCGCAAGAGCGGCGAAGTGGTGATCCAGTCCATGCCGGGTCACGACAATGTACAGGACGAGTTCGAGTGCGACCGCGTGCTCGTCCTCGAACAAGGAAATTGGATTCTCAAAAACTTAGGTTAA
- the hflC gene encoding protease modulator HflC: MSRLLATLIGAAIVVALAASSVFVVDQHRYAVVYAFGELREVIKEPGLNVKAPPPFQNVVYLDKRLQTLDTPDGERFLTAEKKDLLVDAFVKWRIVDPRQYVIAIGSNADRGGERLNQLVRNALTAEVGKRKLADVLTGGKRADVAEAVRADLVPAVRDLGVEVVDVHLKRIDFTEPVNNALYERMKADRVRVANELRATGVAEGETIRADAERQRSVILADAQRDAETIKGEGDAQASQIYAQSFGKNPEFYRFYRSMEAYKATFKGRNDVIVLDSSSEFFKYFKGPGAGK; the protein is encoded by the coding sequence ATGAGCCGCCTTCTCGCCACCCTGATCGGTGCCGCCATCGTCGTCGCGCTCGCGGCGTCGTCCGTGTTCGTCGTCGACCAGCACCGTTATGCCGTCGTGTACGCGTTCGGTGAACTGCGCGAGGTGATCAAGGAACCGGGCCTGAATGTCAAGGCGCCGCCGCCGTTCCAGAACGTCGTCTACCTCGACAAGCGCCTGCAGACGCTCGACACGCCGGACGGCGAGCGCTTCCTGACGGCCGAAAAGAAAGACCTGCTCGTCGACGCCTTCGTCAAATGGCGCATCGTCGATCCGCGCCAGTACGTGATCGCCATCGGCAGCAACGCCGACCGCGGCGGCGAGCGCCTGAACCAGCTCGTGCGCAACGCGCTCACGGCCGAGGTCGGCAAGCGCAAACTGGCCGACGTGCTGACCGGCGGCAAGCGCGCGGACGTCGCCGAGGCCGTCCGCGCGGACCTGGTGCCGGCGGTGCGCGACCTGGGCGTGGAAGTCGTCGACGTGCACCTGAAGCGAATCGATTTCACCGAGCCGGTCAACAATGCCCTGTACGAACGCATGAAGGCCGACCGCGTGCGCGTGGCGAACGAATTGCGCGCGACCGGCGTGGCCGAGGGGGAAACGATCCGCGCCGACGCCGAGCGCCAGCGCAGCGTGATCCTGGCCGACGCCCAGCGCGACGCCGAGACGATCAAGGGAGAAGGCGATGCGCAGGCGTCGCAGATCTATGCGCAGTCGTTCGGCAAGAACCCGGAGTTCTACCGGTTCTATCGCTCGATGGAGGCCTACAAGGCCACCTTCAAGGGGCGCAACGATGTGATCGTGCTGGATTCCAGCTCGGAATTCTTCAAGTACTTCAAAGGGCCGGGCGCCGGCAAATAA
- the hflK gene encoding FtsH protease activity modulator HflK, which produces MLVSLIKRIGARLAPIGRHAGARKAGVPLLSLNDPRWGHKPKSNEGRRPNNNNNKNDSDGPPDLEQLWNDFNQRLNRLFGGKRGGGDGSFRPEARGIGLTATVVGAIALLIWLASGAFIVQEGQVGIVTTFGRLSHVTGAGFNWRWPAPFQAHETVNTAQVQTAEIGYRANVRNKQRNEALMLTGDENIVDVQFSVQYKIKDPVAWVFNNRDQVETVRDAAETVVRELVGQNKMDTVLYEGRDKLAAQAREAIQRMADRYKLGADIVGVTMQSVQPPDQVAAAFEDANKAQEERARSRSEAQAFADEVIPQAKGKAARLLQDAEAYRASTVSVATGNAARFDKIVAEYAKAPAVTRDRMYIETMQQILSSTSKVMIDAKTGTNQIYLPLDRLLAQSTANEAARGSGSGPVMGAQQPPAQQPQAQSQSPAAPAQPEASGGESNRTRDLRSRDTGRERESR; this is translated from the coding sequence ATGCTTGTTTCTCTGATCAAACGGATCGGCGCGCGGCTGGCGCCGATCGGTCGTCACGCCGGCGCGCGCAAGGCCGGCGTTCCCCTGTTGTCCCTCAATGATCCGCGCTGGGGCCACAAACCCAAATCGAACGAAGGCCGCCGTCCGAACAATAACAACAACAAGAACGACAGCGACGGTCCGCCCGACCTCGAGCAGCTGTGGAACGATTTCAACCAGCGCCTCAACCGCCTGTTCGGCGGCAAGCGCGGCGGCGGCGACGGCTCGTTCCGCCCGGAAGCGCGCGGCATTGGCCTGACGGCGACCGTCGTCGGCGCCATCGCCTTGCTGATCTGGCTGGCCAGCGGCGCGTTCATCGTGCAGGAAGGGCAGGTCGGCATCGTGACGACGTTCGGCCGCCTGTCGCACGTGACGGGTGCCGGGTTCAACTGGCGCTGGCCCGCGCCGTTCCAGGCGCACGAGACCGTGAACACGGCCCAGGTGCAGACCGCCGAGATCGGCTACCGCGCCAACGTGCGCAACAAGCAGCGCAACGAAGCGCTGATGCTGACCGGCGACGAGAACATCGTCGACGTCCAGTTCTCCGTGCAGTACAAGATCAAGGACCCGGTTGCCTGGGTGTTCAACAACCGCGACCAGGTCGAGACCGTCCGTGACGCCGCCGAGACCGTCGTGCGCGAACTCGTCGGCCAGAACAAGATGGACACCGTCCTGTACGAAGGCCGCGACAAGCTGGCCGCGCAAGCCCGCGAAGCGATCCAGCGCATGGCCGACCGCTATAAGCTCGGCGCGGACATCGTCGGCGTGACGATGCAGTCCGTGCAACCGCCCGACCAGGTCGCCGCCGCGTTCGAGGACGCCAACAAGGCGCAGGAAGAGCGCGCCCGCTCGCGCAGCGAGGCGCAGGCCTTTGCCGACGAGGTCATCCCGCAAGCGAAGGGCAAGGCCGCCCGCCTGCTGCAGGATGCGGAAGCGTACCGCGCCAGCACCGTCAGCGTGGCGACGGGCAACGCCGCGCGCTTCGACAAGATCGTGGCCGAGTATGCGAAGGCCCCGGCCGTCACGCGCGACCGCATGTATATCGAAACGATGCAGCAGATCCTTTCCAGCACCAGCAAGGTCATGATCGACGCCAAGACCGGCACCAACCAGATCTATCTGCCGCTCGACCGCCTGCTGGCCCAGTCGACGGCCAACGAGGCCGCGCGCGGCTCGGGCTCCGGTCCGGTGATGGGCGCGCAGCAGCCCCCGGCGCAGCAGCCGCAAGCGCAGTCGCAGTCGCCGGCCGCGCCGGCCCAGCCGGAAGCGTCGGGCGGCGAATCGAACCGCACGCGCGACCTGCGCAGCCGCGACACGGGTCGCGAACGGGAGAGCCGCTGA
- the hflX gene encoding GTPase HflX → MRAALVGIDFSAGDFKASLEELALLARSAGAEPITTITAKRNSPDPAYFVGSGKADEIAQACLADKVEIVIFNHALSPAQQRNLERRLNVRVVDRTSLILDIFAQRAQSHEGKLQVELAQLQHLATRLIRGWTHLERQKGGIGLRGPGETQLETDRRLIGERVKMLRTRLTKLRKQHETQRRSRGRNQTFSVSLVGYTNAGKSTLFNTLTKAGVYVANQLFATLDTTSRRLYLGPDVGNVVVSDTVGFVRELPHQLVAAFRATLEETIHADLLLHVVDGASPVRMEQIEQVNEVLREIGADHIPQILVWNKIDTAGLEPGIERDEYGKISRVFISARSGAGLDLLRDAIVEAAGSGAAAPNADEQEDEEAGFAHEVQTGATDLLPATPHSGPH, encoded by the coding sequence ATGCGCGCCGCCTTGGTCGGTATTGATTTCAGCGCTGGCGACTTCAAGGCCAGCCTGGAAGAACTGGCCCTGCTGGCGCGCTCGGCAGGGGCCGAACCGATCACCACGATCACCGCGAAGCGCAACAGTCCCGACCCCGCGTATTTCGTCGGCAGCGGCAAGGCCGACGAGATCGCGCAGGCCTGCCTGGCCGACAAGGTCGAGATCGTCATCTTCAACCACGCCCTGTCGCCCGCCCAGCAGCGTAACCTGGAGCGGCGGCTCAACGTGCGCGTGGTCGACCGCACCAGCCTGATCCTCGACATCTTCGCCCAGCGCGCCCAGAGCCACGAGGGCAAGCTGCAGGTCGAGCTGGCCCAGCTGCAGCACCTGGCCACGCGCCTGATCCGCGGCTGGACCCACTTGGAACGCCAGAAGGGTGGTATCGGCCTGCGCGGCCCCGGCGAAACCCAGCTCGAGACCGACCGCCGGCTGATCGGCGAGCGCGTCAAGATGTTGCGCACGCGCCTGACGAAACTGCGCAAGCAGCACGAGACCCAGCGCCGTTCGCGCGGACGCAACCAGACGTTTTCCGTGTCGCTCGTCGGCTATACCAACGCCGGCAAGTCGACGCTGTTCAACACCCTGACGAAGGCCGGGGTGTACGTCGCGAACCAGCTGTTCGCGACGCTGGACACCACGTCGCGCCGTTTGTATCTCGGTCCGGACGTCGGCAATGTCGTCGTGTCCGATACCGTCGGTTTCGTGCGCGAACTGCCGCACCAGCTGGTCGCGGCGTTCCGCGCCACCCTGGAAGAAACCATCCACGCCGACCTGCTGCTGCACGTCGTCGACGGCGCGTCGCCCGTGCGGATGGAACAGATTGAGCAGGTCAACGAGGTCCTGCGCGAGATCGGCGCCGACCATATTCCCCAGATCCTCGTCTGGAACAAGATCGATACCGCGGGCCTCGAGCCCGGGATCGAGCGTGATGAATATGGTAAGATCAGCCGCGTTTTCATCAGCGCCAGGAGCGGCGCCGGACTCGACCTGCTGCGCGACGCGATCGTCGAAGCGGCCGGCAGCGGCGCCGCCGCACCGAACGCCGACGAGCAGGAAGACGAGGAAGCCGGCTTCGCGCACGAGGTGCAGACGGGGGCGACCGACCTGCTGCCCGCGACTCCCCATTCCGGACCACACTAG
- the hfq gene encoding RNA chaperone Hfq produces the protein MSNKGQLLQDPFLNALRKEHVPVSIYLVNGIKLQGHIESFDQYVVLLRNTVTQMVYKHAISTVVPARAVNLNLEQDAE, from the coding sequence ATGAGCAACAAAGGGCAACTGTTACAAGACCCATTCCTCAACGCCTTGCGCAAAGAGCACGTCCCGGTCTCGATCTACCTGGTCAACGGGATCAAGCTCCAGGGCCATATCGAGTCCTTCGACCAGTACGTGGTCCTGCTGCGTAACACGGTCACCCAGATGGTTTACAAGCACGCTATCTCCACCGTCGTCCCGGCCCGCGCCGTCAACCTCAACCTCGAACAAGACGCCGAGTGA